From the genome of Triticum aestivum cultivar Chinese Spring chromosome 1A, IWGSC CS RefSeq v2.1, whole genome shotgun sequence:
CCGGTCACGGCGACCGTCCTGGAGGACCTGGTTGACGCCCGCCGCCACGGTGACCTGCGCCTCCCTCAGCGAAGCCATGCAGGCCAGCATGTCCGCGTCCCGCATGTCGCGCTGGTCTGCGACTGCGTCCAGCCACGCCGCCGCCTGGCTCCCCTCCGCGCGACCCTTCGCTATGGCCTCCCCCCAGAGCTCCTTCCGCTGCTCCACCGCGTTCTGCTCCGTGCACAGCTCGTTGTACTTCTGTTGCAGCTGCTCTGCCAGCCGGTCCGGGTCGACGGCGGCGCCCatgccagcccccgccgccccggcctgcTCCGCAGGGCGGAGGAAGCGGTCGACGATGTCCTCGGCGGAGGGGTGGCCGAAGGAATAGGCCTTGCCGGCCCGGGAGTAGACGACGGCGGCCACCTGGGCGCCGCACATGACGGCCAGTTCGTTCGCCTTGCGAAACAGCCCCTGCCGGCGCTTGGAGAAGCAGATGTCCCGTGCAGCCTTGTTCTCGATGCGCCGGATTACGATCTTCTTCCGCCCCATTGCAACCCACCCTAAAACCTTTGCGCCCTCTCTCAGAGTGTTTGATTATGGGAATGTCTAATTGACATCTGACTGTTTTCCTTTTTGAAAACAGTCAAATTTCTTGTCCAATGACAACGTTACAGCTGTACTATCAGGGCAGTCATcaaaaaaggagaaaatcaagACGCTAACGAGTCGGACAACCATCCAGCCCGCTTTCTCCAGCAAAACAAAACATCCACCTATTCAGGGACCACAACAGTACTTTCTGGAAGCTTGCAAACCATGCAACAGATCAAAAAACGCTATACAAAACCCCCACCTCCAGAAAAAATGCTAGACAGATCTCACCTAACCGGATCTGGGGACACCCATGGGAAAGGAAGAGGCGACCATGACAGATCGGGGAGGAGGAGAGCTCCCAGGAAGAGTAGAACGAAGAGGAAACACACAGATGACAGACGGGGATGAACCTGCTAATCACGAAAAAGATGAAGAACATGATCCACAGGTCAGCAACTCCACTGCATCATCTCTTCTTTCACCTCTTTATGCTCTTACGTTGATAGTTTCACAAGATTTTCCTTCGTTCTACTCCGAAACATAGGGGAGAGATCAACATCAGAACCACAACAAAAATTCCACTGTAAATTCCTCTACATTCACTATGTAAATAGTCTTGTATCCTCTAAATTTACAGTGTAAATTTCTCCTAAATTCCAGAGTAAAAGTAGTTGCAAACAAAATGAAGTAATTACAAATGCAAGAACATATACACTGCAAAAAACACAGTAAGTACAGTGTAAATTCGTCCTAAATTCCAGAGTAAAAATAGTTGCAAACAAAAGGAAGTAATTACAGTGGAAGAACATAGTAAATTACAGTACAAAAACACAGTAAGTACACTGTAAATTCCTCCtaaattatagtgcattttaatTACTTCATTTCTGAAATGacaaaaaacaaaataaagaaaaagccaaaataacaaaagaaagaaagaacatAAAAGACAAAATGGAACATACTTGATTGAGATAGAACTTCAAAAGAGCTTTGTCGAACCCTCCTTCGTCTCGAGATAGATCCTGcaaacaaaaaagaaataaaacagatcAAACAAAATTAAatcaaaactaaaaaaataaaacaataaaGAAGAGAAACGTAAATAAGTAACTACCGGAGACATAGGATAAGAACCATCTTCTGCAAAATCATTAGGCAAAAAAGCTTCACCAACTGAATCTGCACTCTCTAATAATGATACTAATGGAATATCCTGATGACACACTTTTCATAGCCTACCCATTTTAAACCTGTAAACGGAAACCACACTGGAATTTAATAATTTTGGTGAAACCACAGTTACACTGGAACTACAATCAAATTACACTGTAAAAATCCATTAAAATTACATTGGAATTAAATGGGTAAATTACACTGAAAAGTACACTGTAAATACAATCAAATAACACTGCAGAAATCTCACTCAAATCACACTGGAATTACACTATAATTACAATTGAAATTGCACTGGAAAATAGCGCTGGAAAAAATGGGTAAAAATTACAGTGGAATTACACTGTAGTTACACTGGAAATAGCACTGGAATTAAATACACTCGAATTACACTGTAATTACAGTTGAAATTGCACTGGAAATATCACTGGAAAAAATGGATAAAAATTACACTGGAACTACACTGGAAATAGCATTGACACTGGAATTACACTGTACTTACAATTGAAATTGCACCGGAACTAATGGGTAAAAATTACACTGGAATTACACAGTAAAACAGACATAAAGTTACAGTAACATTCTCGGAAAATTACACTGTAATTACAATAAAAAATCACCCCTAGAAGCAAAAATACAACACTGTCTATGACAACACTGAAAGTGACTGACCAAACAATTGACAACAGTGAAAAGGAGCACCAGGAGCCAAATttcattggaatatataaaaagCTAGAGCAGGAACATTAACAACTAGCATAAGGGCATGATCAGGAAGCATCAGGGAGCATGGcagcatgaacaggaacatgaGCTCGGCATCTACAAGTACACCTACAGCATCCCGCTCATCTACCAGTACACCTACGGCATCCGCACCAACATGAACACGAATCCCGCTCAACTACATGAACATGAGCAGGTACAAGAGCACCTACAGATCGGCCTCTCACCTATAGAAACATGAGCACCTACACGAACATCTACAGAAAATCCACACGCTGCATCTAAACGGACAAAAAGGAGAACAAAACAACCACAAGCCGCCCTCCCACCTACAGAAAATCCGCACAAAACAACCACAAGCCGCCCTCTCACCTACAGAAAATCCGCACACTCCAACTACACAAACAAAAGGGGAACCACAACAATCAAAAACCCTACCAATCACACCTACCAGCGGCTGCACCAGATGGGCGAGAGGTCGGCATGAACTGACCTAGATCTGGAACGAACAAGAGCAGAGCAGCACAAGCgcgcgacggagagagagagagagagagagagagagagagagagagagagagagaggaacaacCAACTGCGACATCCGGCGGGGGAAGGTCGCCAAATCGCCATGGACGGGGAGAAATCGCCTCCtgctctgccgctcgagctccgcctcTGCCTTATCGAAACAAAGAGGACAAAATGAAAGAGGAGGTAACGGGGAAGGCACACAGCCCAAAATTCAAACAGAACAAAAATCAGACCGGCCGGGCATGGTGGTAACGGGCACAAAAAAAACCGCACAAGACAGAAAAACCCGGACCCGACAAGAATAACCAGCGCGAATCTTCGTGCAAGAACGGACGGACAACAACTTGAACATAAACGAATTGAAAAACAGTCAGCTGTAAAATAGCAAATCCGTTGATTATTTGGAGGAGGACAGCTGAGAACTTTGAGGTCTGTGATCTGCCTTGCTACAGCTCTGAGGCGTCTGTTTTATAGGCGACGAGAAGAGTTGAGATGAGGATTTGGCCGTGCCAATTCATCACGGGGGTGCATATCCGATCCTCATCTCTGCTTCACGGATGAGCTAGGAGCATTGATGACATGATGAGATGGTGACAACCGATGAGTTGTCACATTTCCAAACCAGTAAAGGCTGCATGTTTGTTTCCTATTTAGGCTATATTTGTGGTAATGCGACTGTATATCTACGCTGAAACAGCCCATCGACTTCGATTTTCTCTCGATGTTTATAACTGCCATATACGGCCGTGTGGGGCCTTGGCATGTAGTAATGGATATCCCTATACACATTCCTTCTTCACCCTGAATAAGGCACATATATATGCCAGTTATAAACGTGGAGAAGAAAATTAGGCAGATGGGCTGTTTTATCGTAGATATATGGTGCATTAAGAGCGGTACAGACTAGATATAGAAAGAAACATGAATCTCCTCCTGGTTTGAAAATGCGGCaactcatcgtcatcgtcatcttctcAACATCTCATCAACTCTTCTTCTAGCTCATACGTGAAGAGGGATGCAGATATGCACCGTGCACGGTCCCGTACAGTACATGTATCTACCGGGGTCGTCGTTGTTTTAAAGATAACCAAATGATACAAATTGGATGTCAGTTTTACAACAATTCAAAGTGAACGCGGTCTGGACCGTTGGATGAGATGCATTGATCTTCACTTGTGATGGTTGTCCTCGCCAGCATTTGGAACGTGTTCGCTCTACCCAGTCGCTTGCGCGAACGTCTCGACGGCCTTCTCATTTCTCCACCGACCGATTCTCCCACTGCTCGTCTCATCTCCGACCGGCAAGCTCACAACTCCGGCGGCCGACGTTGGCATTCTTCAAGCCGAGGGAGGCGCTCGGCCGCTCCTTCCCCTCACCCGTCCGCAATAGAAGATGCACTTGTTGAAATACAGGGTCGGCCTTGTGCTCACCTAACAATTTCAGAAAAATCTCTATGGGCCCATATAGGTGTCGTGACAAGGAATgttgtgggaagtttagtcccagcTCATTAGTGGAGGAAGAGTTGAACCTCGTTATAAAGGATTCTCTttcacatgctattggagcttgataAGAGAAATGGTTCCCGCGTGCTTCTCCCCCGCCACGCGCCTCGCCACGACGTGTGCGCAGccggaatgagccgagccgagccgagctcacataCCTATGCGCTTAATTTTTGCCGTTCAGAAACGGAGAGCCCGTAACAAACGCGCCGCGAATTCGAGACATCAGATTGTGGGCTGTCACAGACTCAGATGCAGGTCCAGCCCACGTCCTCCTACTTGCATGCACCTATATAGTGTAGGTGTCAGCAAACCTAGACGTCCCCAGATGAACAGATCGCATCTGCTCTGCCTCCACGTGCATCCCTTCCACTATCATTCTTTTTGCTGTTGCTGCCAGCAACGATCCCATCCCGTCCACCGCGTACATGGTTGAAGGGAGAGCAGGCCTCCAAAACCCTGTCTCTCgagatcctgtacgggagagggacgattaggtttttggggagcgacTGCTTGCTGCCATTCATCCACGTTGCCTTCGCTGTCATCATGAGTCAGCAATCCGAAGCTGACCAACTCGCCGCCGAGAAACTtgaagccgagaagaaggccgcAGAGGACACCGATGTCATTGTCGCGGCTTCGGCTTGGCCTACTGGAGGATATGACTCGTTTATCCACCTCCTCGTTATTTCTTTCTTAGCAGTACTAGTTATGTGCGTAGATGTCTCTACTATATGCATACTATATGCTTACCTAGATCGTAATCAGTATGTAATCAATTCTGTCAAtgcatgctcatgatttatttgttgattaAATTAATCAAAAAATTGCCAATATACTCACCAGCAGCCTAGTCGGATCTTGACGGCATGAGGGGCTAGCGAATGAAGAGCATGTGGTGGCCCAACAAGTGCTGGGGTACCCTCCCGGGGCTCTTGGGAGGGGTGCGTGGTGCGGCAATGGGCTAGTGGCCGGTGAGGACGTGATGGTGCGGTATGTGGAATGGCTTAGTGTGCgggccttagagcatctacaaccggacttggtAAATCCGCACGTCTGCGGACACACTCAGGCACGCCCGTGGACACATCCAGATGGCCCCTCATATCTCGTGCCTGACATCCACATATCTCAAACCCGGACTCTCAAATCCATGCATGTTCATGATACACGCCAATGTCGCACGTAAAGAACAAATGTTGGTATCGAAAATACATGGTTCTTACATAAAATTTAAGTACATAACTCAAGCCTTAGTTGTTTTCATTGTGGGTCCACATATGCTCGacaagatcattgagtagctgTGCAAGGGGTAGCTCGAGAGTTACCGGACGTACCCCGGTGGCGTCCTGGCCGGCGGCGAGGACGCGAGAGAGGATTGTTGTGCCGGTGCTGGCGGCACAGAAGCTTAGAATGGCTGTAGAGCAATGGGGGGCGATGCGAGATGTCTCtcgtggaggaggaagaagagaggagagagcaGATGGATATGATTGGTCGAGCGGGTGGATTTGGTATAATTTGTGTTGGGGTAGGGTAGTCGGGCCCCAATATCCACCTAAATTTGGGTTGGAGCCACTCGAACCATAGATGAACGATTTTGCAAACCACCCATGAATAGACCGGAAGACCAAAACAGGGTCTACGAGTTGCAAGTGTATGGCCAtcatgatccggcagcgcttcgccatccagagctaattgtcgctggagaattagaggaaggagattagtaccacactgggcttctaattatgaggattagaggatctaggtcaAGCTCTGATTGattaactaggaccaactagaattagaactagagaactagaggaggctccgaAACATGTGTATTCAAAAAGGGCaaaaacctctagtatatataggttggaggggagatgGGGGGATGCCATGAGGAGGGAAATGACTGCCCTCCTTGTCCGTCCAAGAGGAGGGGGAGTCCCCTCCAATTCGTCCTCCCCTTCACCAAGTGGAAAGGAGggcaccacctccacttgggcccaagtggcccaagTAGTGTTCCATCACTAGGCCTTTTAAGACTCGTTGATATTTAATAAAATATAAAAACCTGATAACTATTAttagagccttttattattaatttaacatcttaagaaacattttccacctatatattatttaccggtaatacccggtattgcccGATAAATTCCGAAACCCTTCTGGTGACCTTAGAACGCTTCCGATTCCTCTCAAAACTATTTCGAATATTAATGATACAATTCCACAAATACATTCTCATTATTTTCGTCCCACTAGcactcagcagatcgtgattaccttaaacTTGACTTTGTAGGTTCAGCAAAACATAGATGCTGactgatatttttacactcatttcaaGCCTTGTTTAAACCGGATTATTTCATTAAAAGAGAGATAGTCGCTCTGATATTGCCAATAATGACTActgaatgcaaaggattccacaaatcctctctttTGATATTTTTCCATGGGAAATGGGATAAAAAGGGAAGAAATCAtgtgggagaaaggaaaggaagGAAAATGGAGAAGAAATAAGTTACAGGAGGCGTCAGAGGGCCACCAGAGCCAAAGACGGTGTTCACACGACCGCACACGCTCGCATGAACAGTCGTTTGGCGTGGAAACCGAGGAAGGTCGtccgccactagtagaaaacagggctttggttttGGCCAGATCAGAGCAATAGTCCTGGTCATgttacgaaccaggactaatgggagCATCAGTCCCGGTTCAAGCGGCTAGGACGCCAGTCGGGACTCGgcaggcatcagtcccggttcggcttggacctttagtcctggttccaaaaaccaaccgggactaaagggcctcgctcctggcacaacctctttagtctcggttggtgtttGGAACAGGGACTAAAGGTCTGTCTTCAGTCCTAGTTctagacaccaaccgggaccaaaatgatgcctatatatatgctcGCCCCTGCTCACCCTCTCCTCTATTTTTTGGTCGGCCGGCGTGTCGGGGGTGTGTGCTACTCTGTTCTCATTGcgtatgcacatgaggtgttcgatgaaatgcccgagccacacttcagatcctctccaagcttgacctccaagctccattttccccaaaATTGGTCTAGGTTTGGCGGTGCACCAACTATCCATGTTATCTAAAAGGTTAGCAACTTCATCCTTTCATCTCTCACTGCTAGTTTAACTCATTTCAAATGCTCTAGAAGTAGAGTGGTTTGTGGGTTTTAGTGTAGGAGTGTATGTGGGAGTTTATTTGATTTAGTTGCACAATctgagctcaaattaacttcttaaAGTTTACACATGTGCAGGGTGTCGTCCCGTCTCTGTCCCCGTCCTCACTATCGTCGATAGCCCGCGCCAATCTCGTCGCCGAGACCACCATGGTGAacttcttgttcttatcttcttttaaaaagaaaaaaaattcttacttgtatgatttagatagctacttgtataattttcttacttgtaCTATTGTTTGTTGTTATATAGTAccatggttttggtatctgcccccaTCCGCTCTCGTCtggtctatgattcagatgtgatATATTATcatttataactatttgtttcatttagtgtttatgacaattatgccgaccaacgtgacatagatgtttttatctaggaggtatgtgaaccggaaatttcaaccgaccctcttgtcgagaggttaaatttagttgaaaaagaaaacaattattgAAAAGAAAAAgttgaaaagaattgaagaagagaagatgaaattggagttgcatgttgccgatgtcgtcgatctACACAAGATCCAGATGGGTGCAATGCGCTTACAGATTAGAAAGATttgaaaatatgccattgataatgaggcttggcatcattatgttgttggatcaattgttaactTACTTGTGattttgatcgcatttgttgttgcatttaaatgttttacatagttgtaGGTTAGTTTCGATGTATGTTtgaattagatgctctagagagttgtatgttgttctatgagaactatgtatgaactttatgtatttattttttcggtaataacatttgatcactattGTACTGTGGTTTTAATATCATGATGAATTTGTATTAActttgtaacacccatgatgcggctatatctctcacgtgtcggggcacgacttagagccataaccgcatggtaggcatgtcgcatttaaacctttacacatcccatgtactgaataagaaagggataaagagtcagcttacaatcgccacttcacacaatacataaatatatcatacatcatccagaatacaatcaaggtccgagtaCGGAACCAAAACAAAGAAAGACAACCCAaagtgctagatccccgatcaccccaactgggctcctctactgatcatccgaaaaagaaacatagtaacggcccgaatcctcgtcgaactccgacTTAAGTTCTGTAGCATCCCCTGCACTGGCATTATCGGCActtgcatctgtttggaagtatctgtgagccacggggactcagcaatctcacaccgtcGCAATCAAAACTAttcaagcttatgggtaggaaaggtattgaggtggagctacaacaagcactagcatatatggtggctaacttacgcaaaagagagcgagaagagaagcaaagcacggtcgagaagctaaaagtgatcaagaagtgatcctaaagctacttacgttcaaacataacacgagaccgtgttctcttcccggactctgccgaaaagagaccatcacggctacacacacggttgattcattttaattaagttatgtgtcatgttttctacaaccggatattaacaaattcccatctacccataaccgcgggcacggctttagaaagttcaaaaactctgcaggggtgtcccaacttagcccatcacaagctctcacggtcaacgaaggatattccttctcccaggaagacccgaccagacttggaatcccggttacaacacattttgacaatggtaaaacaggaccagcaaagccacccgaatgtgccgacaaatcccgataggagctacacatatctcgttctcaaggcacaccggattgtccaagattccggtaggccaatccagagttgcccctggtggccaccggcggctgacaggttggaccagcactcagaggagcactggcccaggggtttaaaataaggATGACCATTGAGTcagcggaacccaagggaaaaaggcttaggtggaaaatggtaaaaccaaggctgggccttgctggaggagttttactcaaggcgaaatgtcaaggggttcccattatcacccaactgcgtaaggaacgcaaaatcaaggaacataacaccggtatgacggaaactagggcggcaagagtggaacaaaacaccaggcataaggccgagccttccaccctttaccaagtatatagatgcattaaagtaagcaagatataataatgatatcccaacaaatatccatgttccaacaagaaacaaactccaacttcacctgcaactagcaacactataagaggggctgagaaaaagcggtaaaatagccaaacaacggtttgctaggtaaggtgggttagaggcttggcatggcaatatgggaggcatgataaaccaagtggtaggtattgcggcatagcaatagagcgaacaactagcaagcaaagatataagtgatttcgagggtatgttcatcttgcttgcaaggttcttagagttgacgaaagcttgatcatcgtaagcgtactcaacaagttcctcgatcacgtactcgtctcccggctctacccaaggcaagaacacaagcaaagtaccaacaatcaatcacggtgcaatgcacaaacaacatgatgcaaaaacatggcatgacatgcgggatgtgatatgcaatgcatatgcgtgctccggaaggaaaatgatgaacacggcatcaacttggcaaaccaagtgtgccgctgtaaatatgagatgatttcggtcgaaatcgatataaagattgccggaaacggatgcacggtttgcaaatggccagcaaaacaagaatggcacaattctgcgattaacagcagatgccatctagaatgcaacaagaaactaagctactgcactccaacatagcaacaaagcacgtggaagtgatctactcaagatgcttgacaaaacatgaacactgagctatggctaaaagacactagaacaggttcaaacaagcatggcaaaagtgcaaaagatatcagcttcacagacttggtgaaaatactaacatgccagaaattaacatcaggaagccatgtttagagcaagcaaacaacatgctacaggaacatatcatagcaaacaaaggcatggcctgaaagtactaaatgcatagaacaaaagtcctttaatgaccataagccaaaaaggcacagaagatatgatggcacccatgtaaacatagcaagttttattaacacattaagacttagcagaaaacagagcatggcataaacagaattatgaaggcatctttgcaagctcaaatcactcaccacaaggcattgcatgacaagataagcatactaccagcacgAAGACATGTTCGTGAAGCTAACCATGGAAAGCACAAGTTcaaagcatgcatggatcaactacaacaaccatggaaaaattgattaacacgtaaacaatctgccaggaacattttatagcaaaagtagagcaagattaagacatgctagggcactccataattgcaagcagggacatggatggatagagagtaaccatatgtccaaaacatccttactgaaggtactcaaacaagcatggatctcactgtggCATCATGTTGACatagcatcaaaataacagcagaacaaggacttagcataatcccaagtccctgaaatcagcaatatcacaaaggctactttgcatgcttgtgctagtcaccacattgatgacACAAATACGTGGaaaacacccctgtaaagatggcatggcatagataaaaacacatgtagaggtTCATATGAAGCACCCATCAAATgggacaaaaatgacaaaacctcataatctgctaagtaacaagagctaacattttatagcactcttgcatcagtgatttgggcacccagatgaactcaaacaagc
Proteins encoded in this window:
- the LOC123038446 gene encoding agamous-like MADS-box protein AGL61, whose amino-acid sequence is MGRKKIVIRRIENKAARDICFSKRRQGLFRKANELAVMCGAQVAAVVYSRAGKAYSFGHPSAEDIVDRFLRPAEQAGAAGAGMGAAVDPDRLAEQLQQKYNELCTEQNAVEQRKELWGEAIAKGRAEGSQAAAWLDAVADQRDMRDADMLACMASLREAQVTVAAGVNQVLQDGRRDREAALAPLPPQLLAGGGGFELGGTGQMMAVMPTPGFAVGGGFELGGTSADGWMEELMTAIAGFGGLELGGTSLNGGTDQMVTVMPTPGFVGGVGCEPDPWFELGGTSASGGMEDVMRRWV